The following are from one region of the Biomphalaria glabrata chromosome 4, xgBioGlab47.1, whole genome shotgun sequence genome:
- the LOC106079015 gene encoding thyrotropin-releasing hormone receptor-like — MEIFISLNSSSETDNGRLLEETSMKSSNFNMAAWYKESCGSFGRPTGQVETILLPIICACGILGIVPTMIVLSRKTMCTSTNCYLCALAVADLLFLLLLSSKIVVDQLADCRFYMEGSDLVFTVYSVIFMDTFTYLAVGVTVMLAVERYIAICRPMKAMMLCTVKRARIIIVALTVLCFVLSSPRFLDIDVSYLTTDSGEQKAVVTWSYLYDSKVYNYIVTGLLLTILPLVILMILNLRLIVEIRRSSKYLQYHLGADTHVRSIVNKEELKITMMLVSVIIAFFVGHAPYMVCSFIYSIIDFDLENNLIDEDSLKNLITITRTLMALKVSCNFILYCWFSEKFWTTFKRTFCLHHCIPKQMSRMPNGYNNNSHRHVHRTSCYMTKLTTC; from the exons ATGGAAATATTTATTAGTTTGAACTCATCGTCTGAGACTGACAATGGTCGACTCCTGGAAGAAACTAGTATGAAGTCAAGTAACTTCAATATGGCAGCTTGGTACAAGGAATCCTGTGGTTCTTTCGGG AGACCCACGGGGCAGGTAGAGACGATTCTTCTTCCAATCATCTGTGCATGTGGCATCCTGGGCATCGTGCCCACCATGATTGTCCTGAGCAGGAAGACCATGTGTACGTCCACCAATTGCTACCTGTGTGCCCTGGCCGTGGCGGACCTGCTGTTTCTCCTCTTGCTGTCCAGTAAGATTGTGGTGGACCAGCTGGCCGACTGCCGTTTTTACATGGAGGGGAGTGATCTTGTGTTCACGGTCTATTCAG TTATCTTTATGGATACTTTCACATATCTAGCTGTTGGAGTGACAGTCATGTTGGCTGTAGAGAGGTACATAGCCATCTGTCGTCCCATGAAAGCTATGATGCTTTGCACT GTCAAGCGAGCTCGGATTATAATAGTCGCCCTTACTGTCCTGTGCTTTGTGTTAAGCTCACCTCGGTTCTTGGACATTGATGTGTCCTACCTGACCACCGACAGCGGGGAGCAGAAGGCAGTGGTCACCTGGAGTTACTTGTACGACAGCAAAGTTTACAATTACATTGTGACAG GTTTACTGTTGACCATACTTCCACTGGTCATCCTGATGATCCTTAACCTGAGACTAATCGTGGAAATACGTCGTTCGTCCAAGTATCTCCAGTATCACCTGGGGGCGGATACCCACGTCCGGTCCATCGTCAACAAGGAGGAGCTGAAGATCACCATGATGCTGGTCAGTGTCATTATTGCCTTCTTCGTCGGACACGCCCCTTACATGGTGTGCAG TTTCATCTACTCCATCATCGACTTTGACCTAGAAAACAACCTGATTGACGAGGACTCGCTGAAGAATCTCATTACCATTACCCGCACTCTCATGGCTTTGAAGGTGTCGTGCAACTTCATCCTGTACTGCTGGTTCTCCGAGAAGTTTTGGACCACCTTCAAGAGGACCTTCTGCCTGCACCACTGCATCCCCAAGCAGATGTCCCGCATGCCTAACGGTTACAACAACAATAGCCATCGCCACGTCCACAGAACGTCCTGCTATATGACCAAGTTGACCACTTGCTAG